One Spinacia oleracea cultivar Varoflay chromosome 4, BTI_SOV_V1, whole genome shotgun sequence DNA segment encodes these proteins:
- the LOC110787766 gene encoding heat shock 70 kDa protein 15: MSVVGFDFGNESCVVAVARQRGIDVVLNDESNRETPSIVCFGEKQRFIGTAGAASAMMNPKTTITQIKRLIGRQFSDPELQRDIKSMPFKVTEGPDGFPLIEVRYLGETRTFTPTQLLGMLFSNLKGIAEKNLNAAVVDCCIGIPTYFTDLQRRAVIDAATIAGLHPLRLIHETTATALAYGIYKTDLPENDPINIVFVDIGHSSLQVCIASFKKAQLKVLAHAFDRSLGGRDFDEALFQHFAAKFKEEYKIDVYQNARACLRLRSSCEKLKKVLSANPEAPLNIECLMEEKDVRGFIKREEFEQISLPILERVKKPLEKALADAGLSVENIHAVELVGSASRIPSVLKILTEFFGKDPRRTMNASECVAKGCALQCAILSPTFKVKEFQVNESFPFPISLSWKGVAADGQNGAAEGQQTTIVIPKGSPIPCVKAVTMLRSGTFTVDVQYADVSELQAPAKISSYTIGPFQSSNGDRAKLKVRVRLSLHGIVSIESATLLEEEEVEVPVVKETAKMDTDDAPTETPSGEADVNMQDVKGGAEIPSAENGTPESAEKSTSEGDDKTVQMDTDVKADALKKKVKKITVPVSELVHGGLSQGDLQKAVEKEFELALQDRVMEETKDRKNAVEAYVYDMRNKLNDKYHDFVDPSEKEKFIARLQEVEDWLYEDGEDEIKSVYVAKLEELKKQGDPIEERYKDSMERGNVINQLTHCFQSFREAAASNDPKFDHIDIAEKQKVINACSEAELWLGEKKQQQDALPKYATPALRSADVVKKSEEVDRLCRPIMTKPKPTPPKPATPEPQQPQQAQSGEAPSPGGDTDSGANDSNETPDAEPMETEKPENAA, encoded by the exons ATGAGTGTGGTTGGATTTGATTTTGGCAATGAGAGTTGTGTCGTTGCTGTCGCAAGGCAAAGAGGAATTGATGTTGTTCTCAATGATGAATCTAACCGGGAGACACCGTCAATTGTTTGCTTTGGTGAGAAGCAGCGGTTTATTGGAACAGCTGGAGCTGCGTCGGCAATGATGAACCCAAAAACCACTATTACCCAGATCAAAAGATTAATAGGTCGGCAGTTTTCTGACCCTGAGCTGCAAAGGGATATCAAATCTATGCCATTCAAGGTGACTGAAGGGCCTGATGGATTTCCCTTGATTGAGGTGAGGTATCTGGGGGAAACCAGGACATTTACCCCCACTCAGCTCTTGGGAATGCTGTTTTCAAATTTGAAGGGTATAGCAGAAAAAAATTTGAATGCTGCAGTTGTTGATTGCTGCATTGGAATCCCAACTTACTTCACTGATCTCCAACGAAGAGCTGTCATAGATGCAGCTACAATTGCTGGATTGCATCCTTTGAGATTGATTCATGAAACCACGGCTACTGCTTTGGCTTATGGAATCTACAAGACAGATCTTCCTGAAAATGACCCAATAAACATTGTGTTCGTGGATATTGGACATTCAAGCCTACAAGTCTGCATTGCGTCTTTCAAGAAAGCCCAACTCAAAGTATTGGCTCATGCATTTGACCGGTCTTTGGGTGGCCGTGACTTTGACGAGGCTCTTTTCCAGCATTTTGCTGCCAAGTTCAAGGAAGAGTATAAAATTGACGTGTATCAGAATGCCAGAGCTTGCCTCCGTCTCAGATCATCCTGTGAGAAGTTAAAAAAGGTTCTCAGTGCCAATCCAGAGGCCCCATTGAACATTGAGTGCCTTATGGAGGAGAAGGATGTGAGAGGGTTTATCAAAAGGGAGGAGTTTGAGCAAATCAGTTTACCAATTTTGGAGCGAGTCAAGAAGCCTTTGGAAAAGGCTCTTGCAGATGCAGGTCTTTCAGTTGAAAATATACATGCCGTTGAGTTGGTAGGCTCCGCTTCTAGGATTCCTTCTGTGTTGAAGATATTGACTGAGTTCTTTGGTAAGGATCCTCGCCGCACAATGAATGCCAGTGAGTGTGTCGCAAAGGGCTGTGCTTTACAGTGTGCAATTCTCAGCCCTACATTCAAAGTAAAAGAGTTTCAG GTTAATGAAAGTTTCCCGTTTCCCATTTCATTGTCATGGAAAGGTGTTGCTGCTGATGGTCAGAATGGGGCTGCAGAGGGGCAGCAAACAACCATTGTAATTCCCAAAGGGAGTCCCATACCTTGTGTGAAGGCTGTAACAATGCTTCGGTCAGGTACATTTACCGTTGATGTGCAGTATGCTGATGTCAGTGAGTTGCAGGCTCCTGCGAAGATCAGTTCCTACACG ATTGGCCCTTTTCAATCGAGCAACGGTGATCGTGCAAAGCTTAAGGTCAGAGTGCGGTTGAGTCTGCATGGAATTGTGTCGATTGAATCAGCAACG cTTTTGGAGGAGGAAGAAGTTGAGGTTCCTGTCGTTAAAGAGACTGCTAAAATGGACACTGATGATGCTCCAACTGAGACTCCCTCTGGTGAAGCTGATGTAAACATGCAAGATGTTAAGGGTGGTGCGGAAATTCCATCTGCAGAGAATGGTACCCCTGAATCAGCAGAGAAGTCTACTTCTGAAGGTGATGACAAGACAGTACAGATGGATACTGATGTCAAG GCTGATGCTTTAAAGAAGAAGGTAAAGAAAATAACTGTCCCGGTATCTGAGCTGGTTCATGGTGGTTTGTCCCAAGGTGATCTACAGAAAGCAGTTGAGAAGGAGTTTGAATTGGCTTTGCAAGATCGTGTAATGGAGGAAACAAAAGACCGTAAAAACGCTGTTGAAGCCTACGTCTATGACATGAGAAACAAG CTTAATGACAAATACCATGACTTTGTCGATCCCTCTGAGAAAGAGAAGTTTATTGCTAGACTTCAAGAGGTGGAAGACTGGTTGTATGAGGATGGTGAGGATGAAATCAAAAGTGTCTACGTTGCGAAGCTTGAAGAACTGAAAAAG CAAGGTGACCCCATTGAGGAACGTTACAAGGACAGTATGGAGCGGGGAAATGTTATCAACCAGCTTACACATTGTTTCCAAAGTTTTAGAGAAGCTGCAGCGTCGAATGATCCCAAATTCGACCACATTGATATTGCAGAAAAACAGAAG GTCATAAATGCCTGTTCGGAAGCAGAATTATGGCTCGGAGAGAAGAAGCAACAACAGGATGCACTTCCTAAATATGCTACCCCTGCCCTAAGGTCTGCGGATGTGGTCAAGAAAAGTGAGGAGGTTGACAG GTTGTGTAGACCGATAATGACAAAACCCAAACCTACCCCACCAAAACCAGCCACTCCTGAGCCACAACAGCCTCAGCAGGCTCAAAGCGGTGAGGCCCCTTCTCCAGGCGGAGACACCGATTCTGGTGCTAACGACAGCAACGAGACACCAGATGCCGAGCCTATGGAAACCGAAAAGCCTGAAAATGCTGCTTAA